TCAAAAAGATTCGGTTACCATTTATTATCATGGAACGCCTCCAAATTCTGCTTCATTTAGAACCGACTACCACAATAACACACCAATTCTTTGGACACTTTCAGAACCTTATGGTGCATTAGACTGGTGGCCATGTAAACAGAGCTTATTGGATAAAGCCGATTCCGTGGATACTTATATCACTGTACCCAATGGAAATAAAGTAGCTGGGGTTGGGAACTTAATTTCTGAAATACCGCATCCGAATTCCACAACCACAGTTCACTGGAAAAGCACCTATCCAATTGCCACCTATTTAGTGGCGATAGCCGTTACACCTTATGCTGAAATTAACTTTCAATCTACTTTGACCAACGGAAATTTATTGGTACAAAATTATGTTTACAAAGAAGATAGCGCTGATGTCATCGATCAATTGATGGCCACAGATACCTTGCTACGATTTTACGATTCTCTTATCGGTCCCTACCCTTTTATGTCAGAAAAATACGGACATGCGCAATTTGGACGAGGTGGCGGGATGGAACATCAGACCATGAGTTTCATGTATCATTTTGGATTCGGTTTAACTGCACACGAATTGGCCCATCAGTGGTTCGGAAATAAAATCACTTGTGGTAGTTGGAGCGACATCTGGCTGAATGAAGGGTTTGCGACCTACTTTGCCGGAATTCCTTTTGAATTTTTGTATCAGGATTCTTCATGGTATCAATGGAAAAAAACATTTCTTGAACGCGCCACCGAATTATCAGATGGAAGTATCTATGTATATGATACCAGTAGTGTCTCTCGAATCTTTGATCCAAATCTTTCATATGCGAAAGCTGGTTATATGCTTCACATGCTCCGTAAGCAGATTGGAGATGATCATTTTTTTAATGCCATAAGAGCATATGTAACAAATCAACAATTAACATATGGTTTTGCCTATACGGACGACTTTTTTTCGCATATCGAAATGGAAACAGGTCATAATATATCTACATTTAAAAATCAGTGGGTGTATGGTCAGGGTTACCCCAGTTTTAATTTAGAGTGGAAACAAAATGGTTCTGACTTAGAACTCAATCTATCCCAAACCACATCTCATGCCTCAGTTTCGTTTTTCTATCTTAATGTCCCTCTCCTTATAGAAAGCGATAATGGGGATAGCTTATGGTACTATATGTATCATCAAACCAACAAGCAAATTGAGCAAACCTCAGTGCCTTTTGTGGTAAACAAGATCACCATTGACCCCAATCTGGATTTAATATCAAAAGCAAACTTTAGTATCAATACGACTTCGCTGGACGGGTTAAATGTTTACCCCAATCCAGCGCAAAATCATATTATCATATCACCAGGTGGAGAAATGAAATATGTTTCAGAATACCAAATCATTAGTTCGGTTGGGAAACTCATGCGACATGAATCCATGCCTACATTTTCATTTCCAAAAGAGATAGATGTTTCTTATTTAAGTCAGGGGGAATATATTTTGATCTTACGACATAAAGAGAAGTCTACATCACACAAACTTGTGATTTCAAAATAGATTAGATCTTTCCAAAAATGCTTTTAAGCTTCAATGTGATCACACCAAAGAAAGCTTCTTTGAAAATACCACCAGACATCTTAGAAGTTCCTTCTTGACGATCTGTGAAGATGATTGGGGTTTCCATCACTTTAAATCCTTTTCTCCAGGTTCTGAATTTCATTTCAATCTGAAATGCGTAACCTTTAAACTGTATCTCATCAATTCCAATAGATTCCAGTACCTTTCTTCGGTAGCACTTAAACCCAGCTGTAGTGTCACGAATAGGCATTCCTGTAACTATTCTTACGTACATAGATGCATAATAGGACATCAAGATTCTACCCATTGGCCAGTTCACTACATTTACACCCTTGATATATCTGGACCCAATCACCAAATCCGCATTATTATTTTGCGCCTCGTTGTACAAAACAATCAAGTCATCAGGATTATGTGAAAAATCACAATCCATTTCAAATATAAAATCGTAATGTCTATCGATACTCCAATGAAATCCATGTATATAGGCTGTTCCCAATCCCAATTTACCTTGACGTTCTTCAATAAACAACCTATCCGGGAACTCGGATTGCAGTTCTTTTACCACAGCAGCCGTACCATCCGGAGAACCATCATCAATAATCAATACATCGAAAGCTTTCTCTAACGAAAACACTTTTCGAATCATTTTCTCAATGTTCTCAATCTCATTATAAGTTGGTATGATAACGATGCTGTCGTTCACTATAGCAAATTTTGATGGCGAAGATAATATTTGGACGTTATTAGTTTACAAACTGACCGCTGAAGAGCGAAAAAAATTATTAAAATCTGTGAATTTATAATTTCAATTCTTCATTTGGGTCCCAAAAAACCTCTTTAAAATTGACAATTTGATCATTCTCCACTTTTATTCCTTCAGCTTCTAATAATTCCTGCATTCTCGAAGGAGGGACAAAGTTGTTTTTACCTGATAAAACCCCTACTCGATTCACTACACGATGTGCAGGTACTTCCAGACCGGCTTTATCACTTCCATTCATTGCCCATCCCACCATCCGAGCCGATCTTGCTGATCCCAGATATCTACCAATTGAGCCATAGTTTGTAACTCTACCTTTCGGAATCAACCGAACTACTTGATATACCTGGTCAAAAAAATCCTTATTCTTCTCTGAATGCTTTACAACTGTCATTTACGTAATTCTAAATCTCAAATATTTTATCACGTGTCCAATTTCGGAAAACTTTTCCTCATAATAGGTTTTTACCTGCAATATTTCTTTCAGATCTTCATCTTTAACCAGATCTAAATCTGCATAAATATCATGGGACACAAATTCCAGATCATATCCATGCGTCTCTATTTGCTCCAATGTGTAATTAAAGAAAAAGTCATTGTCATGCTTCAAATGGAGTACTGCTCCCGGTTTCAAAAACTTTCTATAACGATCAATAAACAATGGTGCAGTCAGTCTCTTTCTGGCACGATTCTTTTGCGGTTGCGGATCAGGAAAAGTAATCCATATTTCATCCACTTCATCCACGGCAAAAAAGGAAGTTATAAAATCGATTCTTGTGCGTAAAAAACCAGCATTCCCTAATCCCTCGTCCAAAGCAATTTTTGCGCCTTTCCAAAGTCTGGCTCCTTTAATATCCACCCCCAAATAATTCTTACCGGAATTTTGACGCGCCAATGCTACCGTGTATTCTCCACCACCACATGCCAATTCCAAAACCAAAGGATTCTCATTTTTAAAAAACTCCTTTTTCCAATTTCCTTTAATGGGATGTGGTTTGATTTCTCCTCCATTATTTTTGTCAATAACATCCTGAAGAGAAGGTTCTAAAACATTTTCAAAACGCGCTACATCAGCGAAACGATTCAGCTTATTCTTATTCGACATCGATCCAAGTATTTCGGCAAAAATAATATCATTCAAAGCGATACATAGGATGCTTTAGTTTTAATTTGTTATACACTTTTCATGATTCAAACTAAAACTATATTCATTGCTCCATTGAACTGGGGGCTAGGTCATGCCACAAGGTGTATTCCAATCATTCAGCATCTAAAAAAACAAGGGCATAAAGTCATTTTAGGATCTGATGGAAATGCTTTCCAATTATTGCAAAAAGAATTCCCTGAACTTCTTGCCATTGAGCTTCCAGGTTATAACATCACCTATCCTGATAATGATCAATTTGCCATGCATATGATTCTATCTGTTCCTAAAATTTTATCCGCGATTAAACGTGAAAAAAAGGTATTGGAGACTATCATTAAAGATCATCATATTGATACCATCATATCCGATAATCGATATGGAATTTTTCATTCAGATATTAAGTCTATCATTATCACACATCAACCCAATATTTTAGCTCCGGTATTCTCAAATGTAGCATCAGCACTTCACAGAAAATTTCTAAACAAATTTGATGAAGTCTGGATTCCAGATTTTGAAGACGCTAATAATGTATCGGGAGATTTATCACATCCAATCCATAATTTATCACAAGCTAAGTATATTGGAATTTTGAGCCGATTTTCTTCCAAATTAAGAGCACAGTCTCCTGAAATTGAAATCCGAAAGCCTTATATCCTTGCTATCATTTCAGGTCCCGAACCTCAACGATCAAAATTTGAATATATTCTACGGAAACAATCAGAAAAAAATGATCATCATGTAATTGTGGTTGGAGGGAAATATGAATCCGTGGAAAATTCAAAAACAGCACACAACCTTACGTATTTACCATTTGCTTCGAGCGCGCATCTAAAATGGCTTATTGAAAATTCAATGATTTGCATTTCCAGATCTGGGTATTCATCCATTATGGATTATATCTCGCTAGGTAAGACTGCAATTATGGTCCCTACACCTGGTCAAATAGAACAAGAATATTTAGCTGATTATCTCACTGAAAAGGGATTATTCATTACCTCCAAACAACATCAATTTGATCTTCAGAAAGTACTGGAATCTTTTAACACTTTCAATCCTAATTTCAAAAACTTCGATTCTAAGAAAATTGATAGGATTTATGACCTACTTAACAACATTTAACCCAGATCTACGTAAACATTAATCAGTGAAAAACCTTTCTTTGCATCTCGTAAATTGAGGTTACATTCTAAATATCTTTCGGTTTCATTCGTTGTCATCAAAACAAGACACACATAACAACTGGAAAACAAGTTTTTATGAGTTTTAAACAAACACTTTTTTCTTTTCTTTTCGCACTTCTTTATATCTCGAGCATACACGCTCAGGACAGTAGTCAGGTTCAACCGTCAATTGATAGTCTTTTGATTGATACAGGTGACGAAGTTGTATTTGCTTTAGATCATATGGCCAGACTTCCATATTTAGAATCACATCAAGTAGATACCAGTGTTGAAAATCTGAATACATTCCAATTTGCTGCGGATAGTGTACCTTATTATGATAGTGCCTATTATGCTAAGTTTTTAGACTCGCTGGATCAACGCTCTCCTTTCGATTTGGTTTATAACAAAAGAACTGATGCCTTTATCAAACTGTATGTAGTTAGAAGGAGAAAACAAACTGCAAAATTACTTGGGTTACAACATCAATATTTTCCTATGATGGAAGAATTATTGGCTAAACATGAAATGCCATTTGAACTTAAATATTTAGCAGTAATCGAATCCGGGTTAAATCCTAAAGCAAGATCACATGCTGGTGCGGTAGGCTTATGGCAGTTTATGTATGCCACTGGGAAAATGTATGGGTTAAATCAAAATTCATACATGGATGAGCGTATGGACCCGATTAAATCTACAGATGCTGCATTGAGGTATCTAAAGTATCTATATGGAATCTATCATAAATGGGATTTAGCTTTGGCCGCTTATAATTGTGGGCCTGGAAACGTAAATAGAGCAATGCGCAGATCAGGTTCTTCGGATGGAAATTACTGGGATTTATATCCTTATTTACCTAGAGAAACTCGTGGTTATGTTCCAGCATTTATTGCGGTAAATTACGTAATGAATAATCCTTCAGCGCATAACATTTATCCGGTTATGCCTAAAGCCACTTATTTTGAATTGGATACTGTTCAGGTCAAACAGCCTATTAGTTTTGAGCAGTTATCTCAAAATCTGGAGATTCCGGTTGAGGATATTGCATACTTTAATCCAACGTACAAACTGGATTATATCCCGGCATATAGCAATAAAACTTCTATTCTGTATCTACCTCATGAAAAGACAGAACTATTTGTTCAGAATGAACAAACCATCTATGCTTTGGCTAAAAAGGAAAAACCAAATCAAGGAAAAGAGATTAAGCCTTTTTCCGAAGACCGTGTAGTTTATCGGGTAAGGTCCGGAGATTATCTGGGAAAAATTGCCAATCGCTATCATGTAAGTGTGAGTAGTATCAAACGCTGGAACGGACTTAGAAATAATAATCTAAGAGTAGGACAAAAATTGGTCATTTATCCAAAAGGTAATTATGCGCAATCAAAGCCTAAGCCAAAACCCAAAACCAGAGCCACTACCAGTGATCAAAACTATACCTATTACAAAATTCAATCTGGAGACACTTTATGGGATATTGCCAATGCCAATGGGGTATCGATTGAGAAATTAAAAGAATGGAACAAAGATTTAAATGATAAAAACCTAAAAGTTGGCACGAATATTATTGTAGGTGAATCTTAAACAGACCATCATGAACCAGATTCTTAAATTCATATTCTCCATTGCAGTTTTATCAAGCGTTTTATTCTCCTGTTCTAACAATGACGAAGAGAACAAAATGTTGATGTCTATTTCAGGTAATCCCGGAGAGGTCATCTTTGTAACCACCACGAATCAATGGAAGGGAAAAATTGGAGAGACCATTCAGTCTCATTTCCTAAAGCCCGTATACGGAATGCCTCAAGACGAGCCTTTGTTTAATGTTATTCAAACTAACAAAAGTGATTTCGATCGAATTTTTCAAACCTTCAGAAATGTTGTCCTCATTGAAATTGACACGAACAGATACA
This genomic interval from bacterium SCSIO 12643 contains the following:
- a CDS encoding T9SS type A sorting domain-containing protein, giving the protein MTRFIMFLCLQFLFGITIQGQHNHAQDFEEIVKYEKSGFQNKRAFTESQNTQNYDVSYYQLQLNVSPDSHFIQGSVTIHFTPKNNISQIVFDLNSVLQVDSISRNNLTLSFEHLNNQIFVQHAFQHSQKDSVTIYYHGTPPNSASFRTDYHNNTPILWTLSEPYGALDWWPCKQSLLDKADSVDTYITVPNGNKVAGVGNLISEIPHPNSTTTVHWKSTYPIATYLVAIAVTPYAEINFQSTLTNGNLLVQNYVYKEDSADVIDQLMATDTLLRFYDSLIGPYPFMSEKYGHAQFGRGGGMEHQTMSFMYHFGFGLTAHELAHQWFGNKITCGSWSDIWLNEGFATYFAGIPFEFLYQDSSWYQWKKTFLERATELSDGSIYVYDTSSVSRIFDPNLSYAKAGYMLHMLRKQIGDDHFFNAIRAYVTNQQLTYGFAYTDDFFSHIEMETGHNISTFKNQWVYGQGYPSFNLEWKQNGSDLELNLSQTTSHASVSFFYLNVPLLIESDNGDSLWYYMYHQTNKQIEQTSVPFVVNKITIDPNLDLISKANFSINTTSLDGLNVYPNPAQNHIIISPGGEMKYVSEYQIISSVGKLMRHESMPTFSFPKEIDVSYLSQGEYILILRHKEKSTSHKLVISK
- a CDS encoding polyprenol monophosphomannose synthase → MNDSIVIIPTYNEIENIEKMIRKVFSLEKAFDVLIIDDGSPDGTAAVVKELQSEFPDRLFIEERQGKLGLGTAYIHGFHWSIDRHYDFIFEMDCDFSHNPDDLIVLYNEAQNNNADLVIGSRYIKGVNVVNWPMGRILMSYYASMYVRIVTGMPIRDTTAGFKCYRRKVLESIGIDEIQFKGYAFQIEMKFRTWRKGFKVMETPIIFTDRQEGTSKMSGGIFKEAFFGVITLKLKSIFGKI
- a CDS encoding MGMT family protein; the protein is MTVVKHSEKNKDFFDQVYQVVRLIPKGRVTNYGSIGRYLGSARSARMVGWAMNGSDKAGLEVPAHRVVNRVGVLSGKNNFVPPSRMQELLEAEGIKVENDQIVNFKEVFWDPNEELKL
- the trmB gene encoding tRNA (guanosine(46)-N7)-methyltransferase TrmB — translated: MSNKNKLNRFADVARFENVLEPSLQDVIDKNNGGEIKPHPIKGNWKKEFFKNENPLVLELACGGGEYTVALARQNSGKNYLGVDIKGARLWKGAKIALDEGLGNAGFLRTRIDFITSFFAVDEVDEIWITFPDPQPQKNRARKRLTAPLFIDRYRKFLKPGAVLHLKHDNDFFFNYTLEQIETHGYDLEFVSHDIYADLDLVKDEDLKEILQVKTYYEEKFSEIGHVIKYLRFRIT
- a CDS encoding glycosyltransferase, producing MIQTKTIFIAPLNWGLGHATRCIPIIQHLKKQGHKVILGSDGNAFQLLQKEFPELLAIELPGYNITYPDNDQFAMHMILSVPKILSAIKREKKVLETIIKDHHIDTIISDNRYGIFHSDIKSIIITHQPNILAPVFSNVASALHRKFLNKFDEVWIPDFEDANNVSGDLSHPIHNLSQAKYIGILSRFSSKLRAQSPEIEIRKPYILAIISGPEPQRSKFEYILRKQSEKNDHHVIVVGGKYESVENSKTAHNLTYLPFASSAHLKWLIENSMICISRSGYSSIMDYISLGKTAIMVPTPGQIEQEYLADYLTEKGLFITSKQHQFDLQKVLESFNTFNPNFKNFDSKKIDRIYDLLNNI
- a CDS encoding transglycosylase SLT domain-containing protein — protein: MSFKQTLFSFLFALLYISSIHAQDSSQVQPSIDSLLIDTGDEVVFALDHMARLPYLESHQVDTSVENLNTFQFAADSVPYYDSAYYAKFLDSLDQRSPFDLVYNKRTDAFIKLYVVRRRKQTAKLLGLQHQYFPMMEELLAKHEMPFELKYLAVIESGLNPKARSHAGAVGLWQFMYATGKMYGLNQNSYMDERMDPIKSTDAALRYLKYLYGIYHKWDLALAAYNCGPGNVNRAMRRSGSSDGNYWDLYPYLPRETRGYVPAFIAVNYVMNNPSAHNIYPVMPKATYFELDTVQVKQPISFEQLSQNLEIPVEDIAYFNPTYKLDYIPAYSNKTSILYLPHEKTELFVQNEQTIYALAKKEKPNQGKEIKPFSEDRVVYRVRSGDYLGKIANRYHVSVSSIKRWNGLRNNNLRVGQKLVIYPKGNYAQSKPKPKPKTRATTSDQNYTYYKIQSGDTLWDIANANGVSIEKLKEWNKDLNDKNLKVGTNIIVGES